In Streptomyces sp. NBC_00448, the following are encoded in one genomic region:
- a CDS encoding lamin tail domain-containing protein, whose amino-acid sequence MSRIATRMTAAAIGAGALLAAAALPAVAADGRQHLPAHHPQRSAVVLGAVHHDSAGRDTHSARALDTEWVTVDNTGRNAVNLNGWTLSASDHHVYRFSHLTLAGHKSVRVHTGAGRNTTRDVYQNSRTLVWAHATETATLRDSRGHLVASKSWGKRDEHRGGRAGDHRAGDNRNGDHRAGDHRTGDHRTGDRHTGDHRNDHR is encoded by the coding sequence ATGTCCCGTATCGCCACCCGTATGACCGCCGCCGCGATCGGTGCCGGCGCGCTGCTGGCCGCCGCGGCGCTGCCGGCCGTCGCCGCCGACGGCCGGCAGCACCTGCCGGCCCACCACCCGCAGCGCTCCGCGGTGGTCCTGGGAGCGGTCCACCACGACAGCGCAGGGCGCGACACCCACTCGGCCAGGGCGCTGGACACGGAGTGGGTCACGGTCGACAACACCGGCCGCAACGCGGTCAACCTGAACGGATGGACGCTGTCCGCGAGCGACCACCACGTCTACCGGTTCAGCCACCTCACCCTGGCCGGCCACAAGTCCGTACGGGTGCACACCGGCGCGGGCCGGAACACCACACGCGACGTGTACCAGAACAGCCGCACCCTGGTGTGGGCCCACGCCACCGAGACCGCGACCCTGCGCGACAGCCGCGGGCACCTGGTCGCCAGCAAGTCGTGGGGCAAGCGCGACGAGCACCGCGGCGGGCGGGCCGGAGACCACCGCGCGGGTGACAACCGCAACGGCGACCACCGCGCAGGTGACCACCGCACCGGCGACCACCGCACCGGAGACCGCCACACCGGCGATCACCGCAACGACCACCGCTGA
- a CDS encoding helix-turn-helix transcriptional regulator, protein MTPTAPGAARTVSDRKAVDRVEAVDAGVAAESRRHELASFLRSRRERISPEQVGLPPGRRRRTPGLRREEVAQLAAVGVTWYTWLEQARDIQVSGQVADAIARALMLDRMERSHLFTLAGAADPHPDLDCPGMSATVRAMLVQLEPLPAAVFNSRYDIIAHNRTYGRLVGDLDRMPPEDRNLMWLAFTDPVWREGMLDRAENIRLMAAKFRASMAQHLAEPAWKALLKRLQQGSPEFCALWERHEVLVQPDSHVKRYLNRDVGLLAFDFTHLWLGPQQGPRLTTYVPTDATTRERLDRLHALVLAEEERSRRPLAV, encoded by the coding sequence ATGACACCGACCGCGCCAGGCGCCGCCCGTACGGTTTCCGACCGTAAAGCCGTGGACCGCGTCGAGGCGGTGGACGCCGGGGTGGCCGCCGAGAGCCGCCGGCACGAACTCGCGTCGTTCCTGCGCAGCCGCCGGGAGCGGATCTCGCCGGAGCAGGTCGGCCTGCCGCCGGGCCGCCGCCGGCGCACGCCCGGGCTGCGCCGCGAGGAGGTCGCGCAGCTCGCCGCGGTCGGGGTGACCTGGTACACGTGGCTGGAGCAGGCCCGGGACATCCAGGTGTCCGGGCAGGTCGCCGACGCGATCGCCCGCGCGCTGATGCTGGACCGGATGGAGCGGAGCCACCTGTTCACGCTCGCCGGGGCCGCCGACCCGCATCCGGACCTGGACTGCCCGGGCATGTCCGCCACCGTGCGCGCCATGCTCGTCCAGCTCGAACCGCTGCCCGCCGCGGTCTTCAACAGCCGCTACGACATCATCGCCCACAACCGCACCTACGGGCGGCTGGTCGGCGACCTCGACCGGATGCCGCCCGAGGACCGCAACCTCATGTGGCTGGCCTTCACCGACCCGGTGTGGCGCGAAGGGATGCTGGACCGCGCGGAGAACATCCGGCTGATGGCCGCGAAGTTCCGCGCGTCCATGGCCCAGCACCTCGCAGAACCGGCCTGGAAGGCCCTGCTCAAACGGCTCCAGCAGGGGTCGCCGGAGTTCTGCGCGCTGTGGGAGCGGCACGAGGTGCTGGTCCAGCCCGACAGCCACGTCAAGCGCTACCTCAACCGCGATGTCGGCCTGCTCGCCTTCGACTTCACCCACCTGTGGCTCGGCCCGCAGCAGGGGCCGCGGCTGACCACGTACGTCCCGACCGACGCGACCACCCGCGAACGGCTGGACCGGCTGCACGCGTTGGTCCTCGCGGAGGAGGAGCGCAGCCGCCGGCCGCTGGCGGTGTGA
- a CDS encoding MFS transporter, with translation MTDRMEHTLTSRAQVLPRVTHLGTGRHTGNSTGTGTGTGTTPAPSPGLSALGLLTVLLGAALPMVDFFIVNVALPTIDRDLNAGSAVLEMVIAGYGVAYAVLLVLGGRLGDMFGRRNLFLWGLALFALTSLACGLAPNAWSLVGARVAQGAASALLLPQALATVQSATSGSSRAKALSYYGATAGIASVVGQVLGGVLVSADIAGSGWRAIFLVNVPVAAVAFVLALRTVPETRSPHPARIDRAGTGLLAVTLVALLLPLTEGRAAGWPVWAWALLALSPFTAAAFVAVEMRGERTGGNPLLPPSLVRIHSVRSGLMLIVPFCLGFGGFMFVVAVAMQDGLRFSALLAGAALAPLCAAFFAASLLGPRMVARWGRLTVTAGSLIQAAGLLILAATFLWGWPHLGVWALAPGMAVTGFGQGLVLPVVFRIVLSEVPAAQAGVGSGAMATTQQSALALGVATLGTLFLSLSTSIGVRDALVWTLLAQLVAVAATVALSLRLPRRVV, from the coding sequence GTGACCGATCGCATGGAACACACCCTGACATCCCGGGCCCAGGTGCTACCCCGGGTCACCCACCTCGGCACCGGCCGGCACACCGGCAACAGCACCGGCACCGGCACCGGCACCGGCACCACCCCCGCCCCCTCCCCCGGCCTGAGCGCCCTCGGACTGCTGACCGTCCTGCTGGGCGCCGCCCTCCCGATGGTCGACTTCTTCATCGTCAACGTCGCCCTGCCCACCATCGACCGCGACCTGAACGCCGGCTCCGCGGTGCTGGAGATGGTGATCGCCGGCTACGGCGTCGCGTACGCCGTGCTGCTCGTGCTCGGCGGCCGGCTCGGCGACATGTTCGGCCGCCGCAACCTCTTCTTGTGGGGCTTGGCGCTGTTCGCGCTGACCTCGCTGGCCTGCGGTCTCGCGCCCAACGCGTGGAGCCTGGTCGGCGCGCGGGTCGCGCAGGGCGCCGCGTCGGCGCTGCTGCTGCCGCAGGCGCTGGCCACCGTCCAGTCCGCGACCTCCGGCAGCAGCCGCGCCAAGGCGCTGAGTTACTACGGCGCGACCGCGGGCATAGCCAGCGTGGTCGGGCAGGTGCTCGGCGGTGTGCTGGTCTCCGCGGACATCGCGGGCAGCGGCTGGCGGGCGATCTTCCTGGTGAACGTGCCGGTCGCCGCGGTCGCGTTCGTCCTGGCGCTGCGCACGGTGCCGGAGACCAGGTCGCCGCATCCGGCGCGGATCGACCGGGCCGGCACCGGGCTGCTCGCGGTGACGCTGGTCGCGCTGCTGCTGCCGCTCACCGAAGGCCGCGCGGCGGGCTGGCCGGTGTGGGCGTGGGCGCTGCTGGCGCTGTCACCGTTCACCGCGGCCGCGTTCGTGGCGGTGGAGATGCGCGGCGAGCGCACCGGCGGCAACCCGCTGCTGCCGCCGTCGCTGGTCCGTATCCACAGCGTGCGCAGCGGGCTGATGCTGATCGTGCCGTTCTGCCTGGGCTTCGGCGGCTTCATGTTCGTGGTGGCGGTGGCGATGCAGGACGGGCTGAGGTTCAGCGCGCTGCTGGCGGGCGCGGCGCTGGCCCCGCTGTGCGCGGCGTTCTTCGCCGCCTCGCTGCTCGGGCCGCGGATGGTCGCGCGGTGGGGACGGCTCACGGTGACCGCCGGGTCGCTGATCCAGGCCGCGGGCCTGCTGATCCTGGCCGCCACCTTCCTCTGGGGCTGGCCGCACCTGGGGGTGTGGGCGCTGGCACCGGGCATGGCGGTGACCGGGTTCGGGCAGGGCCTGGTGCTGCCGGTGGTGTTCCGGATCGTGCTGAGCGAGGTGCCCGCGGCGCAGGCCGGGGTCGGCAGCGGTGCGATGGCCACCACCCAGCAGTCGGCGCTGGCGCTGGGCGTCGCGACGCTCGGCACCCTGTTCCTGAGCCTGTCGACGTCGATCGGCGTGCGGGACGCGCTGGTGTGGACGCTGCTCGCGCAGCTCGTGGCGGTGGCGGCGACGGTCGCGCTGAGCCTGCG